In one Syntrophales bacterium genomic region, the following are encoded:
- a CDS encoding amidase family protein, with protein MNSEIFTYFDPSPSSIGEGGPLEGKTIAIQPNMSVSGWPTEAGSVALENYIALEDATVVERARSAGAIITGSTRMSELGFGLMGDTASQAVATGEVDIALVTDTMGEARVAASATGIFGFKPSYGIVSRFGLIGLIPSMECYGILAKTPGEIASIMDIIAGRDDKDLSMPDDDIPDSSQVGKNRTTLGTLGVIRECTEHLGSAESKAFNAALSRLKETGLMIEEISLADFSLFRAVHNVIGSVEASSSCGKYDGVRYGHRTESSKNWNEMYLKSRAESFGSLVKSYLFQGAYFQFENYAAFENACRVRARLQRETEALYKAVDMLIFPAGQNGTLIDKATTINEVYDIFPLTLMANVTGQPAIHIPGSLFGQETDPGLQFMAPRLGDTRLLALAAMLASLQGGE; from the coding sequence ATGAACTCTGAGATTTTCACATACTTTGATCCATCACCCTCTTCCATCGGAGAAGGCGGCCCGCTTGAAGGAAAAACCATAGCCATTCAACCCAATATGTCGGTGAGCGGCTGGCCAACGGAAGCGGGGTCGGTCGCGCTCGAAAATTATATCGCTCTTGAGGATGCTACCGTGGTTGAACGGGCAAGATCTGCCGGCGCAATAATAACCGGCAGTACTCGTATGAGTGAACTGGGTTTCGGCCTGATGGGTGATACGGCATCTCAAGCCGTAGCCACGGGAGAAGTGGATATCGCTCTGGTAACAGACACTATGGGCGAAGCGCGTGTTGCTGCCTCAGCAACAGGTATTTTCGGCTTCAAGCCAAGTTACGGTATCGTATCGAGGTTTGGCCTGATCGGCCTTATTCCATCCATGGAATGTTATGGAATCCTGGCAAAAACGCCTGGAGAAATTGCCTCTATCATGGATATTATTGCCGGCCGTGACGATAAAGACTTATCCATGCCCGATGATGATATTCCAGACTCCAGTCAGGTTGGCAAGAATCGAACAACCCTGGGAACCCTCGGTGTAATCCGGGAATGTACCGAACACCTGGGATCTGCCGAGTCCAAAGCTTTTAACGCGGCCCTTTCACGGCTCAAGGAAACCGGCCTTATGATTGAGGAGATCAGTCTGGCGGATTTTAGTCTTTTTCGCGCAGTTCACAATGTAATCGGTTCCGTTGAGGCGTCATCGAGCTGTGGAAAATACGATGGTGTACGTTACGGCCACCGCACCGAATCCTCAAAAAACTGGAATGAGATGTACCTGAAATCCCGGGCAGAATCGTTCGGTTCACTGGTGAAATCCTATCTGTTTCAGGGCGCCTATTTCCAATTTGAAAACTATGCCGCTTTCGAAAATGCCTGCCGTGTCCGCGCCCGCCTCCAAAGAGAAACCGAGGCATTATACAAGGCAGTGGATATGCTCATTTTTCCCGCAGGACAAAACGGAACACTTATCGACAAAGCCACGACAATCAATGAGGTGTATGATATTTTCCCATTGACGCTTATGGCGAATGTCACCGGGCAGCCGGCGATTCACATTCCGGGCTCACTGTTTGGTCAAGAAACAGATCCGGGGCTGCAGTTTATGGCTCCCCGGCTTGGCGATACGCGGCTTCTGGCACTGGCTGCTATGTTGGCCTCTTTACAAGGTGGAGAATAA
- the gatB gene encoding Asp-tRNA(Asn)/Glu-tRNA(Gln) amidotransferase subunit GatB, with protein sequence MDYEAVIGLEIHTQLNSGTKMFCDCPNNPGDEPNRNTCPICLWMPGAIPQFSEKVLEKAALAALALNCEIQPENAFDQKVYYYPDLPKGFQLSQFHKPLAINGWVDIIGEDGLPKKIGIHQVHMEEDVAKLVHETEGRTPISLVDFNRAGTPLIEIVSEPDLRSPYEAMEYIKAIRTQIRYAGSAECSMEHGTMRVDANISIRPRGSNELNTKVEVKNMNSIHNVGNAIAYEISRQAKLVNAGESIVLHTRFWDPEKQVTSAMREKFEGPCVPDPSVPRIVLSAEWMEEIRSRLPEMPGQKVERFTKEFGLTHEEAVLMSSERDLSEYFEAVIGRNVSPRTSAQWIATQLLPALKDRGQTLSDTPVTPERFAGLLFLLERDEVNAKSAKDVLSKLFESEKPPETIVEEFGFKQVSDTVELEALVDQVLEANPSAVDDYKAGTAKAMGFLIGQAMQASKGKANPKLIQEILISKLK encoded by the coding sequence ATGGATTATGAAGCGGTAATCGGTCTTGAAATACACACTCAGCTCAACTCCGGCACAAAGATGTTTTGTGATTGCCCGAACAACCCCGGTGACGAACCGAATCGGAATACCTGCCCGATCTGTCTCTGGATGCCGGGTGCCATACCTCAGTTCAGCGAAAAAGTCCTTGAAAAAGCCGCTCTGGCCGCCCTGGCGTTGAACTGCGAAATACAGCCGGAAAACGCATTTGACCAGAAAGTATACTACTATCCGGACCTGCCCAAAGGTTTTCAGCTTTCCCAGTTTCACAAGCCGCTGGCGATCAACGGCTGGGTGGATATCATCGGCGAGGACGGCCTTCCAAAAAAAATCGGGATACATCAGGTTCACATGGAAGAGGATGTCGCAAAACTCGTTCATGAAACTGAGGGTCGTACACCGATCAGCCTTGTTGATTTTAACAGGGCGGGGACGCCATTGATAGAGATCGTGAGCGAACCGGACCTCCGCAGCCCTTATGAAGCGATGGAATATATAAAAGCGATACGGACACAGATTCGCTATGCGGGCAGCGCCGAATGCAGCATGGAACATGGGACCATGCGTGTCGACGCAAACATTTCAATTCGTCCCAGAGGAAGCAACGAGTTAAATACGAAAGTTGAAGTTAAGAATATGAATTCTATCCACAATGTGGGTAATGCAATCGCATATGAAATCAGCCGGCAGGCCAAACTTGTGAATGCAGGCGAATCGATCGTTCTCCATACCCGTTTTTGGGACCCGGAAAAACAGGTTACCTCGGCGATGCGTGAAAAGTTTGAAGGGCCCTGTGTGCCGGATCCGTCAGTGCCGCGGATTGTACTTTCCGCTGAATGGATGGAGGAAATACGCTCTCGCCTCCCGGAGATGCCGGGTCAAAAGGTGGAGCGATTTACAAAGGAGTTCGGGCTAACTCACGAAGAGGCCGTCTTGATGAGTTCGGAACGAGACCTGTCTGAATATTTTGAGGCGGTTATAGGCCGGAATGTATCGCCACGAACGTCGGCACAGTGGATTGCGACACAACTGCTCCCCGCGCTGAAGGACCGCGGTCAAACCCTTTCGGATACCCCGGTAACTCCGGAGCGGTTCGCGGGTCTCCTTTTCCTGCTGGAGCGGGATGAAGTTAATGCCAAATCGGCAAAAGATGTCCTGTCAAAACTTTTTGAAAGTGAAAAGCCACCGGAAACCATCGTCGAAGAGTTCGGGTTCAAACAGGTTTCAGACACCGTAGAACTTGAAGCGCTTGTCGATCAGGTACTCGAAGCCAATCCTTCAGCCGTCGATGATTATAAGGCTGGTACGGCAAAGGCGATGGGCTTTCTCATCGGTCAGGCGATGCAGGCATCAAAAGGCAAGGCCAATCCCAAGCTCATTCAGGAAATTTTAATATCGAAACTGAAATAA
- a CDS encoding DUF362 domain-containing protein: MVRVIVRQSSYDYEILKRHCFDILDQFCGDIIRKDSFVVIKPNFLAAFPPERAVVTHPMIVKSAAEYVLSKGVRPQISDSPGTGSFERILKESGVKDALEGLDVEFKEFKQSVKVDIGEPFGQIDMAEDAIKADVLINLPKLKTHSQMLLTLGVKNLFGCIAGYRKAEWHMRTGVDRHMFARLLFQIYRTLNPAVTIVDGILAMEGEGPGRSGVPKHLGVLVGSDNGVAVDMTICTMLGIKPDILLTNEVSKELGFFDGPIEVDGDLPKIRGFSLPGITPLTMGPGWAQRFLRQYFLQRPEADESLCRLCGKCSEFCPAGALAQRGDTLHFNYDKCIRCFCCIEVCPHGALHTREPIGGKLLRKFIHRG, encoded by the coding sequence ATGGTCAGAGTAATTGTCAGACAATCTTCTTACGACTATGAGATATTGAAGCGGCATTGCTTTGATATCCTTGATCAATTCTGCGGGGATATCATCAGGAAGGACAGTTTTGTCGTTATAAAGCCGAATTTCCTTGCGGCGTTCCCGCCGGAGCGTGCCGTTGTCACCCACCCCATGATTGTGAAAAGTGCGGCGGAATATGTCCTGTCAAAGGGTGTAAGGCCGCAGATTTCGGACAGTCCCGGCACAGGTTCTTTTGAAAGGATACTCAAAGAAAGCGGTGTCAAGGATGCGCTGGAAGGACTCGATGTAGAATTTAAGGAGTTTAAACAATCCGTAAAGGTCGATATCGGTGAACCGTTCGGGCAGATTGATATGGCCGAGGATGCGATAAAGGCGGACGTCCTGATAAATCTCCCAAAGCTCAAAACCCACAGCCAGATGCTCCTCACCCTGGGAGTAAAAAACCTTTTCGGGTGTATCGCCGGTTACAGGAAGGCCGAATGGCATATGCGCACCGGTGTCGACAGGCATATGTTTGCAAGGTTGCTCTTTCAGATTTACAGGACATTGAACCCGGCCGTCACCATCGTTGACGGTATTTTGGCAATGGAAGGGGAGGGGCCGGGGAGAAGCGGTGTGCCTAAGCATCTTGGTGTGCTTGTCGGAAGTGATAACGGTGTGGCAGTCGACATGACGATATGCACGATGTTAGGGATAAAACCGGATATTCTTCTGACAAATGAAGTCTCGAAAGAGCTGGGCTTTTTCGATGGGCCGATCGAAGTGGACGGCGATCTTCCAAAAATCAGAGGCTTTTCCCTGCCGGGGATAACGCCGCTTACCATGGGTCCCGGCTGGGCGCAGCGTTTCCTCAGGCAGTATTTCCTTCAAAGACCCGAGGCCGATGAATCTCTGTGCAGATTATGCGGCAAATGCTCGGAATTCTGTCCCGCAGGGGCACTGGCCCAGAGAGGCGATACCCTCCATTTTAATTATGATAAATGCATCAGGTGTTTTTGCTGTATCGAAGTCTGCCCTCACGGCGCTCTTCATACCCGGGAACCGATAGGCGGCAAGCTGTTGAGAAAGTTCATACACAGAGGTTAA